The following proteins are encoded in a genomic region of Debaryomyces hansenii CBS767 chromosome G complete sequence:
- a CDS encoding DEHA2G13750p (similar to uniprot|P38202 Saccharomyces cerevisiae YBL028C) has product MAKSLRSKPKLRAKSLKRKGEFEGIVDARNKRLSEKMEKETKRQEELKQAAKAEEGVEEDEKMAVDGEKKKKVSTSGWRDSRKQQYKQKKLQKKKNMKF; this is encoded by the coding sequence ATGGCTAAATCATTAAGATCCAAACCTAAGTTGAGGGCTAAGTCGTTGAAGCGTAAGGGCGAGTTCGAGGGAATAGTCGATGCTAGAAACAAGAGATTATCTGAGAAGATGGAAAAGGAGACCAAGAGACAGGAGGAGTTGAAACAAGCTGCTAAGGCGGAAGAGGGAGTCGAAGAAGACGAGAAGATGGCTGTTGATGgtgaaaagaagaagaaggtaaGCACATCTGGGTGGAGGGACTCGAGAAAGCAGCAGTACAAGCAGAAGAAGCtccagaagaagaagaatatgaagTTTTAA